The genomic region TTAACCGCCTATCGGTGGGCAAAGAAGAAGATGACGTAAACTCGGGGCGCATGTTAGCTTTGTTGATGCGTTTGAATGCTTAATCTACTCTTCTTCGTTTTTGTCTTTGGCAAatatttttgcttttgcttgCCGAAACTGATAGctgggtttttgtttttataaagAATAGATTGACAAAAAGCTCACGCCAGTACGCGGCGACTGATGGTCTCTGCCTGTTATCCGCTAACGTTTGCATGATTCAATGGGGCCCACCTTTGCAGTTAATATGCGCGCCTTCTAAGTGGGCAAGAGGAAAATGCCACGTGGCGAATAGATTCCTAAGGTGATAGAGCAGTCGGGTTTCTGGCACGCTTGCCAAGGCAGAGTTATGTTCAACGCTTTCTACGAATATATATGGTCAGTGTCACGACTTTTCTTATTTGTCTGCAACACGTATCCTACGTTTCCATACCTCCAGAAACCCAACTTTGTCTGTTAGGAAAGAGATGGGGGATGGGGGAATCTCCATATATAAGCAAAATTCAGTTCAGTTATTCAATAATAGATTGGAAAATCATTAGACAGGTTCAAACAAATTGTTCAGAATTTCCTCTTGTGAGCAGCTTGAAGGATCAAGTAGTATGTGTAGGCTATAGGCTACCGTCCAGGTTTCGGTCGGATGGAAGCTGGGGAAGATACGAGAGCTCAGGGATAGGTTTTAGATGATGCGAGTAACTGCAGCATGTATTGCATCCGCAAGATGTGGAACTGCTTTTGAACTTAGGCCTCCCATGTTAATCCTCCTGCAAGTTAAAACGATGAGTGATGAGGAAACTTGATGAAGAGTATTGCTTTAGTTACTGATAGAAACATGACAAAGATCTAAAGATGGTTTAGGGTAAACGTTGCACAAAGGCTGATGATGAGCAAGAGAACATGAGCTAGATGACTCGACAGGAAGAAAAACTAAACATAAAGCTATGAGTAGTAGATGAAACTACCCATCAGATGACATGTAGATATGGTATTCTTTAGTCATGAAGCGGACTTGCTCTTCATTCAATCCGGTGAAAGTATACATTCCGACCTGCCTGATAATATGGCTCCAATCCCCTGGAGTCCCTgccaaaagaaaaggtaaaaaggCCTAATCAGCAACCGTTGAGAGCCTCTCTTAATAACTATTATGTTCATGGTTGAATGATTAAAAGCAACTCATCCAACAGTCAACATAGAGGTAAAGAATTGACAGAACTTAGAAGGATTTACCTCTGTTGCATAAAGCATCATAGAGTTGCTGGCGTACTTTGGCTAGACGATCACTCATTGCTTTCAGTTCACTAGTCCATTCGTTGTACAAGTCCCTACAGGTAAAGAATTAACAAACTGACAAGAGTTTAAAGCATGGATTCGATGCTAGATAAATCATTTCTAACACCATTGAGATTAAAAGCTCCAAAACATGGGTATACTGGAGACTTATCTTTGATAATTATTTCTAATAATCATAAGATTTATTCATATTGCCACTGGAAAGGGAATCCAACCTCATTTACATTCTCAGACACGCCTCAACTCTATTGTGCTATTTCAGAAATACTCGTTTGAACGCATTTCTACTgtctttttacctttttatatTACCCCTCAGCAATCTTCTTCTTACATAAaacaataattcaaaaattttagaataccAATGCCACATTTACAAGGCAGACACCTGAGTTAATTAAAAGTCTAGTAACTGAATAATATATTACCTATCCTTCAGAATGGCAGTAACTATGGCTGCACCATGAATGGGTGGGTTTGAATAAAGGGGTCTGATCACAAGCCTGAGCTGGCTCTCAACCCGCCTTGCCACATCCGCCGTCTTGCAAACCTATATccaaattatgattattataGTAGTGACTAATATGCAGATATTTGGACAATCTTGTTCGGTAAAACAGATGGATATTAGCTGTTAGGAGATTTAACATAGTGGCTTACAATGCTAAGCGAACCAATGCGTTCCCCATAGAGTCCCATGGTTTTTGAATATGATTGAGCTACAAGGCTTTCACCACCATCACAAACAAACATCCGAATGGACTGTGCATCAGCATCTAGACTTCCACTTACCAAACCCTACAAGCAGTCCATCAATCACTAAATGAGGTTCAATTAAAAACCTAAAGCCATGAGTATTTAATAGTTGATTACCTGATAAGCGCAATCAAAAAAAGGTAATAAGCCTCTCAGTCTCACTAACTGCCTGATCTGTTCCCACTGCTGACAAGTTGGATCAACACCAGTAGGATTATGACCACTAGCTTGGAAAAGCACAATGGCTCCAGTTAAGGCAGAGCCAAGATCTTCCAAAAGGCCTATCACCACCAAGATGAATTATCTAATCCATGAGAACAATGATGATAATCATTTCCAGTGCAAAATACTTTGTTAGGGGGGATGTTATAACCACTTTGGAATAAATCATTGTTCAGCAAAAGACAACTGACATTAGAATAAAATTAGGTATCTCTTGCGCTATCCAAATTCAGACACACAATTATAGCTTAAACTTGtaataaatatgatatataGAAACTGGTGGTCCAAATCAAATTGCAGTGTGCAAGATGAAGCTTCCACAAATGaaatttgtttaaaaagtAGACCTTGAAAGTCTAGCCCACGTGTTTTAGGATCATAATAACGGTAAGTCTTCAAAGCTAGTCCTGCTGCAGATAACAAATTTGGATGATTTCCATATGTTGGCTCAGGAAGGTAAACCACAAGCTGCAAATTAAGGTAGACAGTAAGGTTAAACAGTCCGATTGCATGGCATAAAGGAACAAGGGGTAAGTCATTTACTTGGCGGTAATGTTGTGCTAAAAATTCAGCCCCGAGCCTCAGTGAGCCACAACCTGACACACACTGGGCAGTAGTCACTCTACTCTCCTTGATGGCAGGGCTTTTCAAAAGCAAATGATATAAGCAGCCAGCAACAGAAAAAATACCTTCAGCTAAAAATCAAAGCTTAaagaagccaaaaaaaaaaagttcatgaaATAGCCTAATAGCATCAGagatctttataattttaagatTACGCAAACTGCAGCCTTGCTAAATGATACACAATCTTATAGTCagtatttttagtttttaaaatttcaatactTCCTCACCATGAGATGGGAAAATTGgtctaataaatattttaaaccaGGCTAGTAGTGCTGTACCTGCCAGAACCAAATATGAGTTCAGCACTTAATCTATTAAATTCTGCCATTCCTGTTCTGGGAAGGTACTCCTTATCAGCAGACCTAAATATCAGTCAGATAAAATGGAATTCGGTTATGACTCGAGCAAAGTTATGATTGGAAAAACAATAATGAAATACCTACAGGTCATTAGCTAGTGTCTGCTCCACTTGTCTAACAACATTCAGCGTATGAGATTTTCCGTCCTGTCATGCCATGAACAAAGCCCATCTATTGTTTGCATCAAAGACCAATAAGCATTGTGATATAATGAAATGCTCATGAAAGTTATCTTTCTAACATTTATCCATAATTATAGAGTTGCTGCCCAGCCATCAACAGCCTAATGAAACTGAATGGTTTGGTATCGTGTTTATTTCACTAAATACGATACCTAAAAGAATCAGCCTTGCAGCAATATCATGGCTTCATTTTTCTGGTGAGAAGCTGGTGATAGGAATGATCATATCGAAGTGCAAAGACTATAACCATGATAAAAGTTCACATCCTTTGGCAGCATGCCAAAATCTTGAAATGGATAGATAAATACACATTATGGATGAATGCAACCCCATATCATGAACATTCCGTCCAGAATTATACTTGCAGTGGTCAATGTGGGTGAGAGAAATATCAATAAAACTGGCAAAGGGAACAAATGCTCACCTCTGTTCGATAAACACCAATCCCCAAGTGCAGCTTATTTGTGCTGGGGTCCTTATTGTAAGCGACTGTTGTCTTTTCATACAATATAACAGCATTAAAAACCAAGGAAATCTTAATTCTAGAAGCAACAAACAAAATAGAGAAAGGGACTCTAATACTGGACAATGGTCAGAAATGCTGCAGCACAAGCTTCCcatcattttgattaaaccaaTCTAAAAAATACGgctcaaattttttattcaaaaatttaacatcAACTTGACTTGTTTCCTAGCCCCAATCTTTACATTGTGTATACCTCACATTGAAAATCAGGGTTGGTGATAATTTCAAGCTTAACAAGACAGAATTGAGACATTTCCTTGTGTTTCTGCCTTCAATTAGAACTTGGCCACAGTTAAGAATCAATTTTGACATATATATTCAtcaaaatagataaaaaaaaaaatccagaTCCAGGACCCTTTGGGAGCTCTGTAATCAAAACCTAGTTTAAGTGTTGAAACGATCATTAACCAGGTTGGATTTTTGAGTTCCTAATCAAGTACTTGCTAGTAAGCTCCATAGACAACAGCAAATTACTCCTAGGCAGTGAATGAACTCCAAACCtcttgaatttgaaaagaaagcaGTAGGGTATAGAACAAGCAGTCAGAATTTGGTACAATTACTTGGAAAAAGCATAAAAGCCAGTACCGCGTAGACTGGAATATCAGGAGCTGGAGGTACGTTATGGAACAGAGAATCGCCAGTTGAGTCAGTTGTGGTCATCTCGTTAAGCTTCAGATACTCCATAAGTAGTATCAAGATGAAGAATGGAAGCTAAGCTGCCGCAACAAATGTGTTTTTATGGTTTCTCAAGTGGAAACCTAAGTGGGTCAGGGTCAGCCTTATGGAGCGAACTCGGATATGCAGCAAATTCAATGCtaatttggtttttttgttCATCAAACAGAGCTAATGTTATTGGTCTTGGTCCCCTTTGGATATCTCGATAAAGACCAGCCTTTTCACCGCCAACAACTTCCAGTTTACAAGCAGATAAAAGGGGAAAGCCAGGAGATGATTCTTCTTTTAACAATTAACCCAGAATAAAGTacaaaaagaatttgacatTTTGCCATTAAGGtaacaaaaaattcaacaaacaATAGGTGTTCTTTGGGATTGCATTCTAAAAACACTCTCAACATATGCCAACAAGCTTTGTCTTGGGTGGCCTGTACGCAAAACTTCACATCTGCTACAATTCAGTCTGGTGTTAACGAGTATACCAGACCCGGTTCCCACCAGAAAGGACCTGGTGAAATCGGGTATTTCCCAATGCCGGGTCTGGGCCATTCTCTCAATGCCAACAGTCCACAGGATTATTGCTAAAGCAATGACACTGACCTGCTAAAAACAAAATGGTCCAATTACCAAATGGTCTTACATCTTTGACTCGCAAGTATGCCACAACAAACAGCCATTACTGAacaattttactttaatttatgGTCACTTCCAAGATGTTTTCTCAATTAAAAAGTGAAAAGGATTGTAAGgaaatgattttctttctaTGAACACATTTGTGGCTATTAACCACAAAAATTTTGGGTTGCTTTCCCATCAACATAGAAAGTAAAAGCTTGCATACAAGTTTTGTACAGAAGAAGCAGTGTTGTGATTGATGGAAATGTAATCACAGGACAGCATGAAAAAGATAGGATTACCTGTGGCACTAAAATCATGAGAGCAATCAACTGACACATCTTCTCATGGAAGATAATAAAACTCTTGAAATCTTCATGGCTCTCATCAATGTATTTAGCTATTAGCTGTCACAGAGGAACGATCGATGAAGTTAGATAGGAGGTAAGAGGAATTTACAACCAAGCTAGAAGAATGGTTTGAACCAACCGAGAGAGCTATTTGTGAAGCAActttaagaaagaaatgagaatattttactttcaGCAAACGTTAAACCCTTTTCCAGGATTTGAACATGTCGATTGAGATTAAGCTGATTGATTGTTAACATGTGAAGCTATATTCAAACAGGAGATATCCAAAAAATGCACCACGGTAGTTAATATGGGTGTCGAGAGAGCATACCGAACTCCAGTCATACTTGAAGAAAGTTGTGACAATCACAGCAACTTCCAGAAAAAGAAGGGAGCAGATGCTGAAAATGTACTGAAAGCTTGGTTGAGGAATAGCTTGGTCAATGACTGAATGGAAATActacattaaaaaatttgaaataattagtTATTCCAAAAAagtgttcttttctttccacAGCACATATAAGCAATGACGAAAGCAACTTCATTGCCATCTTCCCATAAAAGTTTCAATAAATGAAACTTCAGAATCCTAGATatccttttttccttcttcagtTTTCTTCTCTCTTAATCATGGCAAGTTACAAATTAAGGAAATCCAAGCTCATTAAAAAGGATACTATGCAAAGAATGGAATTGTTGATATAATTAGAGACCATATAACTGAACAGCGTGCTCAAGCAGACAGCAATTCCCACACCTAAACATGTATAGATAAACCTGTTAAACAGAGGCAAAAATGTTCAGAAGTGCGTAGATTTGGTACCAAAGATAGCAAAGTTGGTGAGACAGTGATTTCACATGTTTTGAACTAAAAGAAGCTAGTTGATTGTCAGAGTCCATTTGAACAAATTGAACTAAAAGAAGCCGATATATGTAAATAACTCAAAGTAAACCATGTTTATGTACAATTTTCCATTTAGTGCTTGACCAAGCTAAGCTATCTATGTTTACGACCAAGCTTGGCCAATGCTAAATTGGAAATTCTACATAAACATCTAActtgaaaagagaaaatttgcCTTGAACATTGATGGGTATATAAGCCCAAAACTATGAATAAGAAGAGAAACATGCTATAGTAGGAAATAATCAATGAAAACAACAACAAACATGAGAATAATATGATTTCAACATAGACCAAGAAGAAGTGCAGGTAAAACATGCTTCAACTGATACACTATTATAGggagaaagagaaattaagAGTCTACCATGGTTTGGGAAGAGATGAGTGAAACGGCAGTCCAGCAAAACCATCATTCCACTTCTTTTGGAGCCAGAGGGAGTAGACAATAATGGCAATCCCAAGAAAATTCATAACGAGGTTGACTATCTTCATTGAGTAGTGCAAGCAGCACCTGCCGCACCTTGTCATGGCTGGCTGGCTGGCCGGCAGATAAGTGTCCCTAATTGGTCACAAACACTATTGGTAAGCAAGCAAACATTGACTTGCCTTTCGATCTGAGATACCACTGAACGGAGACTTTATGTATCAGAGTGGTGGTGGCCCCAGCCATGCGGTTAGGCCGAGAAGAGAAGAGGAGCATGTGTCTcatgagaaaaagaagagaaaaggtAGCCTTAAGGCTTCCATATTTTTAGGGACACAATTGTTCTCTGGGCAATTTGGAGTCGACACGTGCACTTGACTATGAGAGAGCGAGTGAGCAAGTGATGATCGAGAGAGAAATAGATGTAATTGCCAAAATGGTGGTTACGTTGAAAGTTAGATGGGATACGAACAACGACTGCAGTATGAAGAAgacgaagaagaagagaagcaAGGGGCGGGTGCATCTGCCATTCAAAACGTGAAACAAGTCAAACAATTCCTGCAGCGGATGGGGACTGAAATTACAGAGTCTTTGATATTTTAGGTGTAAAACAACGATAGCCCTTTGGAAGGAAAGCATCGTCAAGGCCAAACCAGTTCCAACTCCTATGGCAATATCCAAGGCTTTGGAAAGAGCACAGAAATTTCCTGAATTTCTGAATAATGCAAGTTCGATTTCCTCTAGCCAATGGTCGTCTAACCCACAATGGAAAAACAAGTCACCAAACCTTCTAGtgaattatgaatatttttcctttaaaattatgGTCCGCACAAAACTTCTGGAAAGAATCGTCATCGATGCCAAATCTTGCTTCTGCAACTAATATAAACCATGAGAGGCAATGTAGGTAATATTGGATGGAAATCAGCTTCGTCCCTCACGGAAGGAGCAGAGTACTTAATGACATTCATTTTGCACGGTTGAATGTTCAGTTCATTGATTGCTCGATAGATGATTACAGTATCACGACAAAAAATGTTCTGCCATGCCAGCAAAGCATAACTAGGATTAAACCTCTTTTGACGTTCTTAGTTCTTACGGTGCTCATATCAAGGAACTATTTATATCTTAAATTGAATTCGACACAGCAGGTACACAACTACATCTGAAGCCAAGCACATTCCACTAATTCAAAAATAAGGCATCA from Theobroma cacao cultivar B97-61/B2 chromosome 9, Criollo_cocoa_genome_V2, whole genome shotgun sequence harbors:
- the LOC18587937 gene encoding aspartate aminotransferase, cytoplasmic isoform X1, with the translated sequence MEYLKLNEMTTTDSTGDSLFHNVPPAPDIPVYAVLAFMLFPIAYNKDPSTNKLHLGIGVYRTEDGKSHTLNVVRQVEQTLANDLSADKEYLPRTGMAEFNRLSAELIFGSGSPAIKESRVTTAQCVSGCGSLRLGAEFLAQHYRQLVVYLPEPTYGNHPNLLSAAGLALKTYRYYDPKTRGLDFQGLLEDLGSALTGAIVLFQASGHNPTGVDPTCQQWEQIRQLVRLRGLLPFFDCAYQGLVSGSLDADAQSIRMFVCDGGESLVAQSYSKTMGLYGERIGSLSIVCKTADVARRVESQLRLVIRPLYSNPPIHGAAIVTAILKDRDLYNEWTSELKAMSDRLAKVRQQLYDALCNRGTPGDWSHIIRQVGMYTFTGLNEEQVRFMTKEYHIYMSSDGRINMGGLSSKAVPHLADAIHAAVTRII
- the LOC18587937 gene encoding aspartate aminotransferase, cytoplasmic isoform X2 translates to MEYLKLNEMTTTDSTGDSLFHNVPPAPDIPVYATTVAYNKDPSTNKLHLGIGVYRTEDGKSHTLNVVRQVEQTLANDLSADKEYLPRTGMAEFNRLSAELIFGSGSPAIKESRVTTAQCVSGCGSLRLGAEFLAQHYRQLVVYLPEPTYGNHPNLLSAAGLALKTYRYYDPKTRGLDFQGLLEDLGSALTGAIVLFQASGHNPTGVDPTCQQWEQIRQLVRLRGLLPFFDCAYQGLVSGSLDADAQSIRMFVCDGGESLVAQSYSKTMGLYGERIGSLSIVCKTADVARRVESQLRLVIRPLYSNPPIHGAAIVTAILKDRDLYNEWTSELKAMSDRLAKVRQQLYDALCNRGTPGDWSHIIRQVGMYTFTGLNEEQVRFMTKEYHIYMSSDGRINMGGLSSKAVPHLADAIHAAVTRII
- the LOC108663434 gene encoding uncharacterized protein LOC108663434 isoform X5 translates to MMVLLDCRFTHLFPNHGVGIAVCLSTLFSYMYFHSVIDQAIPQPSFQYIFSICSLLFLEVAVIVTTFFKYDWSSLIAKYIDESHEDFKSFIIFHEKMCQLIALMILVPQQVSVIALAIILWTVGIERMAQTRHWEIPDFTRSFLVGTGSGILVNTRLNCSRCEVLRTGHPRQSLLAYVESVFRMQSQRTPIVC
- the LOC108663434 gene encoding tetraspanin-19-like isoform X1, encoding MTRCGRCCLHYSMKIVNLVMNFLGIAIIVYSLWLQKKWNDGFAGLPFHSSLPKPWFIYTCLGVGIAVCLSTLFSYMYFHSVIDQAIPQPSFQYIFSICSLLFLEVAVIVTTFFKYDWSSLIAKYIDESHEDFKSFIIFHEKMCQLIALMILVPQQVSVIALAIILWTVGIERMAQTRHWEIPDFTRSFLVGTGSGILVNTRLNCSRCEVLRTGHPRQSLLAYVESVFRMQSQRTPIVC
- the LOC108663434 gene encoding uncharacterized protein LOC108663434 isoform X6; translation: MMVLLDCRFTHLFPNHGVGIAVCLSTLFSYMVSNYINNSILCIYIFSICSLLFLEVAVIVTTFFKYDWSSLIAKYIDESHEDFKSFIIFHEKMCQLIALMILVPQQVSVIALAIILWTVGIERMAQTRHWEIPDFTRSFLVGTGSGILVNTRLNCSRCEVLRTGHPRQSLLAYVESVFRMQSQRTPIVC
- the LOC108663434 gene encoding tetraspanin-19-like isoform X3, giving the protein MTRCGRCCLHYSMKIVNLVMNFLGIAIIVYSLWLQKKWNDGFAGLPFHSSLPKPWFIYTCLGVGIAVCLSTLFSYMVSNYINNSILCIYIFSICSLLFLEVAVIVTTFFKYDWSSLIAKYIDESHEDFKSFIIFHEKMCQLIALMILVPQQVSVIALAIILWTVGIERMAQTRHWEIPDFTRSFLVGTGSGILVNTRLNCSRCEVLRTGHPRQSLLAYVESVFRMQSQRTPIVC
- the LOC108663434 gene encoding tetraspanin-19-like isoform X2 gives rise to the protein MTRCGRCCLHYSMKIVNLVMNFLGIAIIVYSLWLQKKWNDGFAGLPFHSSLPKPWFIYTCLGVGIAVCLSTLFSYMYFHSVIDQAIPQPSFQYIFSICSLLFLEVAVIVTTFFKYDWSSLIAKYIDESHEDFKSFIIFHEKMCQLIALMILVPQVSVIALAIILWTVGIERMAQTRHWEIPDFTRSFLVGTGSGILVNTRLNCSRCEVLRTGHPRQSLLAYVESVFRMQSQRTPIVC
- the LOC108663434 gene encoding tetraspanin-19-like isoform X4; this translates as MTRCGRCCLHYSMKIVNLVMNFLGIAIIVYSLWLQKKWNDGFAGLPFHSSLPKPWFIYTCLGVGIAVCLSTLFSYMVSNYINNSILCIYIFSICSLLFLEVAVIVTTFFKYDWSSLIAKYIDESHEDFKSFIIFHEKMCQLIALMILVPQVSVIALAIILWTVGIERMAQTRHWEIPDFTRSFLVGTGSGILVNTRLNCSRCEVLRTGHPRQSLLAYVESVFRMQSQRTPIVC
- the LOC108663434 gene encoding uncharacterized protein LOC108663434 isoform X7, encoding MMVLLDCRFTHLFPNHGVGIAVCLSTLFSYMVSNYINNSILCIYIFSICSLLFLEVAVIVTTFFKYDWSSLIAKYIDESHEDFKSFIIFHEKMCQLIALMILVPQVSVIALAIILWTVGIERMAQTRHWEIPDFTRSFLVGTGSGILVNTRLNCSRCEVLRTGHPRQSLLAYVESVFRMQSQRTPIVC